The following proteins are co-located in the Polymorphospora rubra genome:
- a CDS encoding bile acid:sodium symporter family protein: MDSWLTTVALPIALGIVMLGLGLGLTIGDFRRVATYPKLVLIALGCQIVLLPALCFGLVIAFGLRPELALGMMLLAASPGGTTANLYSHLFGGHVALNVTLTAVNSVLAVLTLPVVVNLSSSYFLSDGASIGLQLDKVVQVFAIVLIPVAIGMFLRSRLPALADRLARPVKILSVVVLVAVVVGAIVNERDNIAEYFVAVGLIVLVFNVLSLAVGYGLPRLAGVGRRESIAAGMEIGIHNSTLAITIAVSPALLNSTTIAIPAAVYGIVMFFTAAAFGYLVSRRRNTTEAQPDLDPTR, from the coding sequence ATGGACTCCTGGCTCACCACCGTCGCTCTGCCGATCGCGCTCGGCATCGTCATGCTCGGCCTCGGCCTCGGGCTCACCATCGGCGACTTCCGTCGGGTGGCGACCTATCCGAAACTGGTGCTGATCGCCCTCGGCTGCCAGATCGTGCTGCTCCCGGCCCTGTGCTTCGGGTTGGTGATCGCGTTCGGCCTGCGGCCGGAGCTGGCGCTGGGCATGATGCTGCTCGCGGCGTCGCCGGGCGGAACCACCGCCAACCTCTACAGCCATCTCTTCGGCGGCCACGTCGCACTCAACGTGACGCTGACCGCGGTGAACTCGGTGCTCGCGGTCCTCACACTGCCGGTGGTGGTCAACCTGTCGTCGAGTTACTTCCTCAGCGACGGGGCGTCCATCGGGTTGCAGCTCGACAAGGTGGTGCAGGTCTTCGCGATCGTGCTCATCCCGGTGGCGATCGGCATGTTCCTGCGGTCGCGGCTACCCGCCCTGGCCGACCGGCTCGCCCGGCCGGTGAAGATCCTGTCGGTGGTGGTGCTGGTCGCGGTCGTCGTCGGCGCGATCGTCAACGAGCGGGACAACATCGCCGAGTACTTCGTCGCGGTCGGCCTGATCGTGTTGGTGTTCAACGTGCTCAGCCTCGCCGTCGGGTACGGGCTGCCGCGGCTGGCGGGGGTCGGCCGGCGGGAGTCGATCGCGGCCGGCATGGAGATCGGCATCCACAACAGCACGCTGGCGATCACCATCGCGGTCAGCCCGGCGCTGCTGAACAGCACGACCATCGCGATCCCGGCGGCCGTCTACGGCATCGTCATGTTCTTCACCGCCGCCGCCTTCGGTTATCTGGTCAGCCGTCGTCGCAACACGACGGAAGCCCAACCCGACCTCGACCCGACCCGCTGA
- a CDS encoding MbtH family protein: MTNPFDDPDGTFLVLVNAENQHSLWPSFADVPAGWTTVFGPGPRQEALDYVEANWTDLRPQSLIDAMKSDG, from the coding sequence ATGACGAACCCCTTCGACGACCCCGACGGCACCTTCCTGGTCCTGGTCAACGCCGAGAACCAGCACAGCCTGTGGCCGTCGTTCGCCGACGTGCCGGCCGGCTGGACCACGGTGTTCGGTCCCGGTCCCCGCCAGGAGGCCCTCGACTACGTCGAGGCCAACTGGACCGACCTGCGTCCGCAGAGCCTCATCGACGCCATGAAGTCCGACGGATAG
- a CDS encoding DNA alkylation repair protein has translation MPTADELLSASAVEDLARCLRDVAPGRPLPALRRTATALAGRTLSERCRDVRDALLADLPGDYDEFEAVVRAALSRPAFTGWMIWPVSEAVATRALAAGPVDRFGAGLALLADLTPRLTGEFAIRSFLAADLDRTLTAVRDWTRHPDPHVRRLASEGTRPYLPWARKVKALFDRPAATTAVLDALYRDDSEYVRRSVANHLNDLSRIDPELTTATAARWLDAPDVHTAKVVRHGLRTLIKKGDPEAFRLLGFAPAPDIVVTGPVLGDSVVPTGGDLLFEVTLENPGPAPATLVIDYVVHHRRANGTLSPKVFKLTTRGLDPGASLTISRRHSFAPVSTRTYYPGEQAVEVQVNGVRYGRRSFRLGAA, from the coding sequence ATGCCCACCGCCGACGAACTCCTCAGCGCCTCCGCCGTCGAGGATCTGGCCCGGTGCCTGCGCGACGTGGCGCCGGGACGTCCACTGCCGGCGCTGCGCCGTACCGCGACGGCGCTCGCCGGGCGGACGCTGAGCGAGCGGTGCCGGGACGTCCGTGACGCGCTGTTGGCCGATCTGCCGGGCGACTACGACGAGTTCGAGGCGGTCGTACGCGCCGCCCTCAGCCGGCCCGCGTTCACCGGGTGGATGATCTGGCCGGTTTCCGAGGCGGTGGCCACGCGGGCGCTCGCCGCCGGGCCGGTCGACCGCTTCGGCGCCGGGCTCGCCCTGCTGGCCGACCTGACGCCGCGACTCACCGGCGAGTTCGCGATCCGGTCGTTCCTCGCCGCCGACCTGGACCGGACGCTGACCGCGGTACGGGACTGGACCCGGCACCCGGACCCGCACGTCCGGCGGCTGGCGAGTGAGGGCACCCGCCCGTACCTGCCCTGGGCCAGGAAGGTGAAGGCGCTGTTCGACCGCCCGGCGGCCACCACCGCCGTGCTCGACGCGCTCTACCGGGACGATTCGGAGTACGTCCGCCGGTCGGTGGCGAACCATCTCAACGACCTGAGCCGCATCGACCCGGAACTGACCACGGCCACGGCCGCGCGCTGGCTCGACGCGCCCGATGTCCACACCGCGAAGGTGGTCCGGCACGGGCTACGGACGTTGATCAAGAAGGGTGATCCCGAGGCGTTCCGGCTGCTCGGCTTCGCACCGGCCCCCGACATCGTGGTCACCGGCCCGGTGCTCGGCGACAGTGTGGTGCCGACCGGCGGCGACCTGCTCTTCGAGGTCACCCTGGAGAACCCGGGGCCGGCCCCCGCGACGCTGGTCATCGACTACGTCGTCCACCACCGGCGGGCCAACGGGACACTGAGCCCGAAGGTCTTCAAGCTCACCACCCGCGGTCTCGACCCCGGCGCCAGCCTGACGATCAGCCGCCGGCACTCCTTCGCGCCGGTGAGCACCCGCACCTACTACCCGGGCGAGCAGGCGGTCGAGGTCCAGGTGAACGGCGTCCGGTACGGACGGCGCAGCTTCCGACTCGGCGCCGCGTGA
- a CDS encoding DUF1540 domain-containing protein has product MTQMLEMPRVQECTVIDCGYNHDGCRAFAITIGETSASCDTFIDTSAKGGLDMVIAQVGACKRAECRFNAELECRAPSIRVAPGQDLADCMTFESR; this is encoded by the coding sequence ATGACTCAGATGCTGGAAATGCCGCGGGTGCAGGAATGCACGGTAATCGACTGCGGCTACAACCATGACGGATGCCGGGCCTTCGCCATCACCATCGGTGAGACGAGCGCCAGTTGTGACACGTTCATCGACACCTCGGCCAAGGGCGGGCTCGACATGGTGATCGCCCAGGTCGGCGCCTGCAAGCGGGCGGAATGCCGCTTCAACGCCGAACTCGAGTGCCGGGCCCCGTCGATCCGGGTCGCGCCCGGACAGGATCTCGCCGACTGCATGACCTTCGAGTCGCGCTGA
- a CDS encoding condensation domain-containing protein has product MSGPEGTVQPVEPVAEEWTTADFTGTQSPSAPFTWGQRMLWRAFEMYPPNRTMVNISRVVPVPRRAKADVPDVLRVVGALLARHSSLRTRLHTVDGELCQVVSGGGGQPVLLAHAGPADDGGAATAQALATRLASTAFDLAEELPQRVALVVAGDRVRQVVLVFSHTTVDFGAVEIVLRDLRVLLLRGSIAAPAGLQSVDIARREQDERYRRRAQRSIARWVDWFGQLPTETLPELGPPLTPLFRQGTLVSAAADTAVRLIASRHGVTTSTVLLASIAAVHAGWSGRDTVGIFMMVNNRSLPGYDTAIAKLNQLGMIVVDVADRPDFANLLPRVWSAALDAYRSAYYEQAELLRAYEAAGHKINTGESAHCYFNDIRLSTDASVFGRATGEDEVRAAMAKSSFSWGESFDSFVYRTRVEVVDKPGGIGLTLTANTAYLPPEHAERFLRDLERLLVEAAFHEVPAPWVRPHVTA; this is encoded by the coding sequence GTGTCCGGGCCCGAAGGTACGGTCCAGCCGGTCGAGCCGGTGGCCGAGGAGTGGACGACCGCCGACTTCACCGGCACGCAGTCCCCGTCGGCACCCTTCACCTGGGGGCAGCGGATGCTGTGGCGGGCGTTCGAGATGTACCCGCCGAACCGGACGATGGTCAACATCTCCCGGGTGGTACCGGTACCGCGCCGGGCGAAGGCTGACGTGCCGGACGTGCTGCGGGTCGTCGGTGCCCTGCTCGCCCGGCACAGTTCGCTGCGCACCCGGCTGCACACCGTCGACGGGGAGCTGTGCCAGGTCGTCTCGGGCGGCGGTGGGCAGCCGGTGCTGCTGGCGCACGCCGGCCCGGCCGACGACGGCGGTGCCGCCACCGCACAGGCACTGGCGACCCGGCTCGCCTCGACCGCGTTCGACCTGGCCGAGGAACTGCCGCAACGGGTCGCGCTGGTGGTCGCCGGCGACCGGGTACGTCAGGTCGTGCTCGTCTTCAGCCACACCACCGTGGACTTCGGTGCCGTCGAGATCGTGTTGCGGGACCTGCGGGTGCTCCTGTTGCGCGGCAGCATCGCCGCGCCGGCCGGGCTCCAGTCGGTCGACATCGCCCGGCGCGAGCAGGACGAGCGTTACCGGCGCCGGGCCCAACGCTCCATCGCCCGCTGGGTCGACTGGTTCGGCCAGCTGCCCACGGAGACGCTGCCCGAGCTGGGGCCGCCGCTGACCCCCCTGTTCCGCCAGGGAACGCTGGTCTCGGCGGCGGCGGACACCGCCGTACGGCTGATCGCCAGCCGGCACGGGGTGACCACCTCGACGGTGCTGCTGGCGTCGATCGCCGCGGTGCACGCGGGCTGGTCCGGCCGGGACACGGTCGGCATCTTCATGATGGTCAACAACCGTTCGCTGCCCGGTTACGACACCGCGATCGCGAAACTCAACCAGCTCGGCATGATCGTGGTCGACGTGGCCGACCGGCCGGATTTCGCCAACCTGCTGCCCCGGGTGTGGTCGGCGGCTCTCGACGCCTACCGGTCGGCCTACTACGAGCAGGCGGAACTGCTCCGGGCGTACGAGGCGGCCGGCCACAAAATCAACACCGGCGAGAGCGCGCACTGCTACTTCAACGACATCCGGTTGAGCACCGACGCGAGCGTGTTCGGCCGGGCCACCGGCGAGGACGAGGTCCGGGCGGCGATGGCGAAATCGTCGTTCTCCTGGGGTGAGAGCTTCGACAGCTTCGTCTACCGGACCCGGGTCGAGGTCGTCGACAAGCCGGGCGGTATCGGGCTGACGCTCACCGCCAACACCGCCTACCTGCCGCCCGAACATGCCGAACGGTTCCTGCGGGACCTGGAACGCCTGCTCGTGGAGGCGGCCTTCCACGAGGTGCCGGCACCCTGGGTGCGGCCGCACGTCACCGCGTGA